A genomic segment from Streptomyces sp. NBC_00459 encodes:
- the rho gene encoding transcription termination factor Rho: MSDTTDLMGARVEETAAAPSTDASAPATGAGSRRRRGTGLDGMVLAELQQVASGLGIKGTARMRKSQLIEVIKEAQAGGGTPKAAAAPAGDAAETKPRRRATSKARTGEDTAPAAAEKKAAVQVVEAPAEKAVAQQQIEIPGQPAGGPSRASEAERGGEDAPAERRRRRATAEAGSPETIVAEAKSEPKAETQAGDADGDGRQGRRDRRDRGDRGRDRDRRGGKSDEQQGGTQQRGTQQGQQQAGGRPERQDRPERQERQDRQQRDTGPRDTGPRDNGPQDDDDFDGGRRGRRGRYRDRRGRRGREEFGPNEPQVADDDVLIPVAGILDILDNYAFIRTSGYLPGPNDVYVSLAQVRKNGLRKGDHVTGAVRQPKDGERREKFNALVRLDSTNGMAPDSGRGRPEFNKLTPLYPQDRLRLETDPGVLTTRIIDLVAPIGKGQRGLIVAPPKTGKTMIMQAIANAITHNNPECHLMVVLVDERPEEVTDMQRSVKGEVISSTFDRPAEDHTTVAELAIERAKRLVELGHDVVVLLDSITRLGRAYNLAAPASGRILSGGVDSTALYPPKRFFGAARNIEDGGSLTILATALVDTGSRMDEVIFEEFKGTGNAELKLDRKLADKRIFPAVDVDASGTRKEEILLGSDELAVTWKLRRVLHALDQQQAIELLLDKMKQTKSNAEFLLQIQKTTPGGNND, translated from the coding sequence GTGAGCGACACCACCGATCTGATGGGCGCACGTGTCGAGGAGACCGCTGCGGCGCCCTCCACGGACGCCTCCGCGCCTGCCACGGGTGCCGGCTCCCGGCGGCGCCGCGGCACCGGCCTCGACGGCATGGTGCTGGCCGAGCTGCAGCAGGTCGCATCCGGCCTCGGTATCAAGGGCACCGCGCGGATGCGCAAGAGCCAGCTGATCGAGGTCATCAAGGAGGCGCAGGCCGGGGGCGGAACCCCCAAGGCCGCAGCCGCCCCCGCCGGGGACGCCGCCGAGACCAAGCCGAGGCGCCGCGCCACCTCCAAGGCCCGTACGGGTGAGGACACCGCGCCCGCCGCCGCCGAGAAGAAGGCGGCCGTGCAGGTCGTCGAGGCGCCCGCCGAGAAGGCCGTGGCCCAGCAGCAGATCGAGATTCCCGGCCAGCCCGCTGGGGGTCCCTCCCGCGCGAGCGAAGCCGAGCGTGGGGGAGAGGACGCCCCGGCCGAGCGCCGCAGGCGCCGCGCCACCGCCGAGGCAGGCAGCCCCGAGACGATCGTCGCCGAGGCGAAGAGCGAGCCGAAGGCCGAGACGCAGGCCGGTGACGCCGACGGTGACGGCCGCCAGGGCCGCCGCGACCGCCGGGATCGCGGAGACCGCGGCCGGGACCGCGACCGCCGGGGCGGCAAGAGCGACGAGCAGCAGGGCGGCACCCAGCAGCGCGGGACGCAGCAGGGCCAGCAGCAGGCCGGCGGCCGTCCCGAGCGCCAGGACCGTCCCGAGCGCCAGGAGCGGCAGGACCGCCAGCAGCGGGACACCGGGCCGCGTGACACCGGCCCGCGTGACAACGGGCCGCAGGACGACGACGACTTCGACGGCGGACGCCGTGGCCGTCGGGGACGTTACCGCGACCGCCGTGGCCGTCGTGGGCGCGAGGAGTTCGGCCCGAACGAGCCGCAGGTCGCCGACGACGACGTCCTGATCCCCGTCGCGGGCATCCTGGACATCCTCGACAACTACGCGTTCATCCGGACGTCCGGCTACCTGCCGGGCCCCAACGACGTGTACGTCTCCCTCGCCCAGGTCCGCAAGAACGGCCTGCGCAAGGGCGACCACGTCACCGGTGCGGTCCGTCAGCCGAAGGACGGCGAGCGCCGCGAGAAGTTCAACGCGCTGGTGCGCCTGGACTCGACCAACGGCATGGCCCCCGACTCCGGCCGCGGGCGCCCCGAGTTCAACAAGCTGACGCCGCTCTACCCGCAGGACCGCCTCCGTCTGGAGACGGACCCGGGCGTCCTCACCACCCGCATCATCGACCTCGTCGCGCCGATCGGTAAGGGCCAGCGCGGTCTGATCGTGGCCCCGCCGAAGACCGGCAAGACCATGATCATGCAGGCGATCGCCAACGCGATCACGCACAACAACCCCGAGTGCCACCTGATGGTCGTCCTGGTCGACGAGCGTCCGGAAGAGGTCACCGACATGCAGCGGTCGGTGAAGGGCGAGGTCATCTCCTCGACCTTCGACCGCCCGGCCGAGGACCACACCACGGTCGCCGAGCTGGCCATCGAGCGCGCCAAGCGCCTGGTGGAACTGGGCCACGACGTCGTCGTACTGCTCGACTCGATCACGCGTCTGGGCCGTGCCTACAACCTCGCCGCCCCGGCCTCCGGCCGCATCCTGTCCGGTGGTGTCGACTCGACCGCCCTGTACCCGCCGAAGCGCTTCTTCGGTGCGGCCCGCAACATCGAGGACGGCGGCTCGCTGACCATCCTCGCCACCGCGCTGGTGGACACCGGGTCCCGCATGGACGAGGTCATCTTCGAGGAGTTCAAGGGCACCGGCAACGCCGAGCTCAAGCTCGACCGGAAGCTCGCCGACAAGCGCATCTTCCCGGCGGTGGACGTCGACGCGTCCGGTACCCGTAAGGAAGAGATCCTGCTCGGCAGCGACGAACTCGCCGTCACCTGGAAGCTGCGCCGAGTGCTGCACGCGCTCGACCAGCAGCAGGCGATCGAGCTGCTTCTCGACAAAATGAAGCAGACGAAGTCGAACGCCGAGTTCCTGCTCCAGATCCAGAAGACGACGCCGGGCGGCAACAACGACTGA
- the glyA gene encoding serine hydroxymethyltransferase: MSVTRALEGDLAVDVLRRQDPELAEVLLGEAERQSTTLQLIAAENFTSPAVLAALGSPLANKYAEGYPGARHHGGCEIVDVAERLAVERARALFGAEHANVQSHSGSSAVLAAYAALLRPGDTVLALGLPYGGHLTHGSPANFSGRWFDFVPYGVDAESGLIDHEQVRTLARAHRPKAIVCGSIAYPRHIDYAAFREIADETGAYLIADAAHPIGLVAGGAAPSPVPYADIVCATTHKVLRGPRGGMLLCGAELAERVDRAVFPFTQGGAQMHTIAAKAVAFGEAATPAFTAYAHRVVANARVLAAGLAAEGFVVTTGGTDTHLITVDPAPLGVDGRTARGLLSAAGVVLDCCPLPHGEARGLRLGTAALTTQGMGEAEMARIAVLLAGLLRGAAESGGVREEVRELAGRFPPYPGR; encoded by the coding sequence ATGTCGGTCACGCGTGCCCTTGAGGGCGATCTCGCTGTGGATGTGCTGCGCCGGCAGGACCCCGAGCTGGCCGAGGTGCTGCTCGGGGAGGCCGAACGGCAGTCGACGACGCTCCAGCTGATCGCCGCCGAGAACTTCACCTCGCCCGCCGTGCTGGCCGCGCTCGGCTCGCCGCTGGCCAACAAGTACGCCGAGGGCTATCCCGGCGCCCGGCACCACGGCGGCTGCGAGATCGTCGACGTCGCCGAGCGCCTCGCCGTGGAACGCGCCAGGGCGCTCTTCGGCGCCGAACACGCCAACGTCCAGTCCCACTCCGGGTCTTCGGCCGTTCTGGCCGCCTACGCCGCCCTCCTGCGCCCCGGTGACACCGTCCTGGCCCTCGGGCTGCCCTACGGCGGCCATCTCACGCACGGGTCGCCGGCCAACTTCTCCGGGCGCTGGTTCGACTTCGTCCCCTACGGGGTGGACGCGGAGAGCGGGCTCATCGACCACGAGCAGGTGCGCACCCTCGCCCGTGCGCATCGGCCCAAAGCCATCGTCTGCGGGTCCATCGCCTACCCCCGGCACATCGACTACGCCGCCTTCCGCGAGATCGCCGACGAGACGGGCGCCTACCTCATCGCCGACGCCGCCCACCCCATCGGGCTCGTCGCCGGGGGAGCGGCGCCCAGTCCCGTGCCGTACGCCGACATCGTCTGCGCGACCACCCACAAGGTGCTGCGCGGACCGCGCGGCGGGATGCTGCTGTGCGGTGCCGAGCTCGCAGAACGGGTCGACCGGGCGGTTTTCCCGTTCACCCAGGGGGGCGCGCAGATGCACACGATCGCCGCCAAGGCCGTCGCCTTCGGCGAGGCGGCGACCCCGGCCTTCACGGCGTACGCCCATCGGGTGGTCGCCAACGCCCGGGTGCTCGCGGCGGGGCTGGCCGCCGAGGGGTTCGTGGTGACGACAGGAGGGACGGACACGCACCTGATCACGGTCGACCCGGCGCCCCTGGGAGTGGACGGACGTACCGCGCGAGGCCTGCTTTCAGCCGCAGGAGTGGTTCTGGACTGCTGTCCGCTGCCCCACGGAGAGGCGCGCGGGCTGCGGCTCGGAACGGCCGCGCTGACCACCCAGGGGATGGGAGAGGCCGAGATGGCGCGGATCGCCGTGCTGCTGGCGGGCCTGCTGCGTGGGGCTGCCGAGAGCGGTGGGGTGCGTGAAGAAGTGCGGGAGCTGGCCGGTAGATTTCCGCCGTATCCCGGGCGATGA
- the prfA gene encoding peptide chain release factor 1 yields MFEAVEDLLTEHADLEKKLADPSVHADQANARKLNKRYAELTPIVTTYRSWKQTGDDIGTAKEFAVDDPDFAAEVKELEKQREELTEKLRLLLVPRDPNDDKDVILEVKAGAGGDESALFAGDLLRMYLRYAERVGWKTEIIDATESELGGYKDVQVAVKTKGGQGATEPGQGVWARLKYEGGVHRVQRVPATESQGRIHTSAAGVLVTPEAEEVDVEINPNDLRIDVYRSSGPGGQSVNTTDSAVRITHIPTGVVASCQNEKSQLQNKEQAMRILRSRLLAAAVEEAEKEAADARRSQVRTVDRSEKIRTYNFPENRLSDHRVGFKAYNLDQVLDGDLDAVIQACVDADSAAKLAAA; encoded by the coding sequence ATGTTCGAGGCCGTCGAGGATCTGCTCACCGAGCACGCCGACCTGGAGAAGAAGCTCGCCGACCCGTCGGTCCACGCCGACCAGGCCAACGCGCGCAAGCTCAACAAGCGCTACGCCGAGCTGACCCCGATCGTCACGACGTACCGCTCCTGGAAGCAGACCGGGGACGACATCGGCACGGCGAAGGAGTTCGCCGTCGACGACCCCGACTTCGCCGCCGAGGTCAAGGAACTGGAGAAGCAGCGCGAGGAGCTCACCGAGAAGCTGCGCCTGCTGCTCGTTCCGCGTGACCCCAACGACGACAAGGACGTCATCCTGGAGGTCAAGGCCGGCGCGGGCGGCGACGAGTCCGCCCTGTTCGCCGGGGACCTCCTGCGCATGTACCTCCGGTACGCCGAGCGCGTCGGCTGGAAGACCGAGATCATCGACGCCACCGAGTCCGAGCTGGGCGGCTACAAGGACGTCCAGGTCGCCGTGAAGACCAAGGGCGGCCAGGGTGCCACCGAGCCCGGCCAGGGCGTCTGGGCCCGTCTGAAGTACGAGGGCGGGGTGCATCGCGTACAGCGCGTGCCCGCGACCGAGTCCCAGGGCCGGATCCACACCTCCGCGGCCGGTGTCCTGGTCACCCCCGAGGCGGAGGAGGTCGACGTGGAGATCAACCCCAACGACCTCCGTATCGACGTGTACCGCTCCTCCGGTCCCGGCGGCCAGTCCGTCAACACGACCGACTCCGCGGTGCGCATCACGCACATTCCCACCGGAGTCGTCGCCTCCTGCCAGAACGAGAAGAGCCAGCTGCAGAACAAGGAGCAGGCGATGCGTATCCTGCGCTCCAGGCTCCTTGCGGCAGCCGTGGAGGAAGCGGAGAAGGAGGCCGCCGACGCCCGCCGCAGCCAGGTCCGCACCGTCGACCGCTCCGAGAAGATCCGTACGTACAACTTCCCGGAGAATCGCCTCTCGGACCACCGCGTCGGCTTCAAGGCGTACAACCTCGACCAGGTGCTGGACGGCGACCTCGACGCCGTCATCCAGGCCTGTGTCGACGCGGACTCCGCAGCGAAGCTCGCGGCAGCGTAA
- a CDS encoding L-threonylcarbamoyladenylate synthase: MARRYDTNDATDRTTGLREAASAVRRGELVVLPTDTVYGIGADAFSSEAVNDLLEAKGRGRGMPTPVLIGSPNTLHGLVTDFSEMAWELVDAFWPGALTLVAKHQPSLQWDLGDTRGTVAVRMPLHPVAIELLTEVGPMAVSSANLTGHPSPEDCDAAQEMLGDSVSVYLDGGPTPGIVPSSIVDVTGKVPVLLRAGALSAEELRKVVPDLEVAN, translated from the coding sequence ATGGCTCGGCGATACGACACCAACGACGCGACCGACCGCACGACCGGTCTGCGCGAGGCCGCGTCCGCCGTCCGCCGCGGCGAGCTGGTGGTCCTCCCGACCGACACCGTGTACGGCATCGGTGCCGACGCGTTCTCCTCCGAGGCTGTCAACGACCTGCTGGAGGCCAAGGGCCGCGGCCGTGGCATGCCCACGCCCGTCCTGATCGGTTCCCCGAACACCCTGCACGGCCTCGTCACGGACTTCTCCGAGATGGCCTGGGAGCTCGTCGACGCCTTCTGGCCCGGCGCCCTCACGCTCGTCGCCAAGCACCAGCCGTCGCTCCAGTGGGACCTGGGGGACACCCGCGGCACGGTCGCCGTACGCATGCCGCTGCACCCGGTGGCCATCGAGCTGCTGACCGAGGTCGGCCCCATGGCCGTCTCCTCAGCCAACCTGACGGGCCACCCGTCCCCCGAGGACTGCGACGCCGCCCAGGAGATGCTCGGCGACTCCGTCTCCGTCTACCTGGACGGCGGCCCCACGCCCGGAATCGTCCCGTCGTCGATCGTCGACGTCACGGGCAAGGTGCCGGTCCTGCTGCGCGCGGGCGCACTGTCGGCCGAAGAGCTGCGCAAGGTGGTCCCCGACCTTGAGGTGGCGAATTGA
- a CDS encoding trypsin-like serine protease codes for MRIAVPVIAAGLAAAVTGALMMSSANAATALPKPTSDLSRSAPSTAELKQRVADAATSDDTLASKKTAFSSGTAGGTKDAKIIGGSTTTLAAAPYMAQLWYDDTRGTDTTDDDITFFCGGSVIAPTKILTAAHCVKGYNWNANGAVITGTATLPDADGNTNGTVSGVWRQWNNPSYSSVTFDNDVAVLTLAYPVTAPPIRMTTAGDTASYKALTNAKVYGWGRTSSTTKDISATLKTATLPIQSDATCTGKYGSDFVKGHMVCAGNPATGSDTGTTTACNGDSGGPLVVAGKVVGVVSWGVTDCVEKGAYSVFSKVTSYVGAVYPRVEDANLSGDQLADLWLRRASTKVGYEKDSKGTSFGASEAWGNWDGVNVVLQTDLNRDDYQDLVVRDSGSGAVYWMHYVPNADGSAGSWATKTIFANWKSRTRIITPGDVTGDYKPDVLSVDSAGALWIYPGNGNGTFGTPSKVSTGWNQYNSIVGHGDFNGDGKADLLARTKTGSVGYLLKGNGKTGSQAFAARVKVRTWGGFNTLVTPGDVTGDGKADFLARTPAGTMYLYPGTGKGTSEIFGTPKSVGTDYKQWDIIS; via the coding sequence GTGCGGATCGCCGTTCCCGTGATCGCCGCCGGCCTCGCCGCCGCGGTCACCGGCGCTCTGATGATGTCGTCGGCGAACGCCGCCACCGCCCTGCCGAAGCCCACCTCCGACCTGAGCCGCAGCGCGCCCAGCACCGCCGAGCTCAAGCAGCGAGTCGCGGACGCGGCCACCAGTGACGACACCCTGGCTTCCAAGAAGACGGCGTTCAGCTCCGGCACCGCCGGCGGCACCAAGGACGCGAAGATCATCGGTGGTTCGACGACCACCCTCGCGGCGGCCCCGTACATGGCCCAGCTCTGGTACGACGACACCAGGGGCACGGACACGACGGACGACGACATCACCTTCTTCTGCGGCGGCTCGGTCATCGCGCCGACGAAGATCCTCACCGCCGCGCACTGCGTCAAGGGCTACAACTGGAACGCCAACGGCGCCGTCATCACCGGTACCGCGACGCTTCCCGACGCCGACGGCAACACGAACGGGACCGTCTCGGGCGTCTGGCGCCAGTGGAACAACCCGTCGTACAGCTCGGTGACGTTCGACAACGACGTCGCCGTACTGACGCTCGCGTACCCCGTCACGGCACCGCCGATCCGGATGACGACGGCCGGTGACACCGCCTCCTACAAGGCGCTCACCAACGCCAAGGTCTACGGCTGGGGGCGCACCAGCTCCACCACCAAGGACATCTCCGCGACCCTGAAGACGGCCACGCTGCCCATCCAGTCCGACGCCACCTGCACCGGCAAGTACGGCAGCGACTTCGTCAAGGGCCACATGGTCTGCGCGGGCAACCCCGCCACCGGCAGCGACACCGGTACCACCACGGCCTGCAACGGCGACTCCGGCGGCCCGCTCGTGGTCGCGGGCAAGGTCGTGGGCGTGGTGTCGTGGGGTGTGACGGACTGCGTCGAGAAGGGCGCCTACAGCGTCTTCTCGAAGGTCACCTCGTACGTCGGCGCCGTGTACCCGCGGGTCGAGGACGCGAACCTCAGCGGCGATCAGCTCGCCGACCTGTGGCTGCGGCGCGCCTCCACCAAGGTGGGCTACGAGAAGGACTCCAAGGGCACCAGCTTCGGTGCGAGCGAGGCCTGGGGCAACTGGGACGGCGTCAACGTCGTCCTGCAGACCGATCTGAACCGGGACGATTACCAGGACCTCGTGGTCCGCGACAGCGGCTCCGGCGCGGTCTACTGGATGCACTACGTGCCCAACGCCGACGGCAGTGCCGGAAGCTGGGCCACGAAGACGATCTTCGCCAACTGGAAGTCCCGCACCCGGATCATCACCCCGGGCGACGTCACCGGCGACTACAAGCCCGACGTCCTCTCGGTCGACTCCGCGGGCGCCCTGTGGATCTACCCGGGCAACGGCAACGGCACCTTCGGGACGCCGTCGAAGGTCTCCACCGGCTGGAACCAGTACAACTCCATCGTCGGTCACGGCGACTTCAACGGTGACGGCAAGGCCGACCTGCTGGCCCGTACCAAGACCGGCTCGGTCGGCTACCTCCTCAAGGGCAACGGCAAGACCGGCTCCCAGGCCTTCGCGGCCCGGGTCAAGGTGCGCACCTGGGGCGGCTTCAACACCCTGGTCACCCCCGGTGACGTGACCGGCGACGGAAAGGCCGACTTCCTGGCCCGTACGCCCGCCGGGACGATGTACCTCTACCCGGGCACCGGCAAGGGTACGAGCGAGATCTTCGGCACACCGAAGTCCGTCGGCACCGACTACAAGCAGTGGGACATCATCAGCTGA
- the prmC gene encoding peptide chain release factor N(5)-glutamine methyltransferase, with protein MLLAEVAQATQRLADAGVPSPRNDAEELAAFVHGVKRGTLHTVKDIDFDARYWEVIARREAREPLQHITGRAFFRYLELQVGPGVFVPRPETESVVGWAIDAVRAMDVVEPLIVDLCTGSGAIALALAQEVPRSRVHAVELSEDALAWTRKNMEGSRVDLRQGNALDAFQDLDGQVDLVISNPPYIPLTEWEYVAPEARDHDPELALFSGEDGLDLIRGLERTAHRLLRPGGVVVVEHADTQGGQVPWIFTEERGWADAADHPDLNNRPRFATARRATP; from the coding sequence TTGCTGCTCGCGGAGGTGGCCCAGGCCACCCAGCGGCTGGCCGACGCGGGCGTGCCCTCGCCGCGCAACGACGCGGAGGAGCTCGCCGCGTTCGTGCACGGCGTGAAGCGCGGCACGCTGCACACCGTCAAGGACATCGACTTCGACGCCCGTTACTGGGAGGTCATCGCCCGCCGCGAGGCCCGTGAGCCGCTCCAGCACATCACCGGGCGCGCCTTCTTCCGCTACCTGGAACTCCAGGTCGGGCCGGGCGTGTTCGTGCCGCGCCCCGAGACCGAGTCGGTCGTCGGCTGGGCCATAGACGCCGTCCGCGCGATGGACGTCGTCGAGCCGCTCATCGTCGACCTGTGCACCGGTTCCGGCGCCATCGCGCTCGCCCTCGCCCAGGAGGTCCCGCGCTCCCGGGTGCACGCCGTGGAGCTGTCCGAGGACGCCCTGGCGTGGACCCGCAAGAACATGGAGGGGTCCAGGGTCGACCTGCGGCAGGGCAACGCCCTGGACGCCTTCCAGGACCTCGACGGCCAGGTCGACCTGGTCATCTCCAACCCGCCGTACATCCCGCTCACGGAGTGGGAGTACGTCGCCCCGGAGGCCCGGGACCACGATCCCGAGCTCGCCCTGTTCTCGGGCGAGGACGGCCTCGACCTCATCCGGGGCCTGGAACGCACCGCACACCGTCTGCTGCGCCCCGGCGGCGTCGTCGTCGTCGAGCACGCGGACACCCAGGGCGGCCAGGTGCCGTGGATCTTCACCGAGGAACGGGGCTGGGCCGACGCGGCCGACCACCCGGACCTCAACAACCGCCCGCGCTTCGCGACCGCCCGCAGGGCCACGCCGTGA
- a CDS encoding LCP family protein: protein MSAESNPLDPAQPVKRGSRRKPRGKHSRALLVTAWIAAVIVVLGGTGLGYVYFKLNGNIKSVDINQVLGTNRPTNVDNGSEDILVLGSDTRSGANKKLGGGADDGSARSDTAMIVHVYEGHKKASVVSIPRDTLVDRPLCTDAKGVTHDAASGVMFNSAYSTGGAACAVKTVESLTGIRMDHYIEVDFTGFQKLVDELGGVEVTTTKDIKDSDSHLNLKAGTHRLNGKQALGLVRTRHGVGDGSDLGRIQLQQAFIKALVDQIKDVGVLTNPKKLFDLADTATKAVTTDSDLGSVRSLTSFATGLKSISSSHMTMVTMPVEYDPANPNRVIVDDTKARLVWNALKADKPIPAAATKGTAKGDAAGVVS, encoded by the coding sequence ATGTCCGCCGAGAGCAATCCGCTTGACCCAGCGCAGCCGGTGAAGAGGGGCAGCCGCCGCAAGCCCCGCGGCAAGCACTCCAGGGCGCTGCTCGTCACCGCCTGGATCGCCGCCGTCATCGTCGTGCTCGGCGGCACCGGACTCGGGTACGTGTACTTCAAGCTCAACGGCAACATCAAGAGCGTCGACATCAACCAGGTCCTGGGCACCAACCGCCCGACCAACGTCGACAACGGCTCCGAGGACATCCTGGTCCTGGGCTCCGACACCCGCTCCGGCGCCAACAAGAAGCTCGGCGGCGGCGCGGACGACGGCAGCGCCCGCTCGGACACCGCGATGATCGTCCACGTGTACGAGGGCCACAAGAAGGCCAGTGTGGTCTCCATACCCCGGGACACCCTCGTCGACCGCCCCCTGTGCACCGACGCCAAGGGTGTCACCCACGACGCGGCCTCCGGCGTGATGTTCAACTCCGCGTACTCCACGGGAGGCGCCGCCTGCGCGGTGAAGACCGTCGAGTCGCTCACCGGGATCCGCATGGACCACTACATCGAGGTCGACTTCACCGGCTTCCAGAAGCTCGTCGACGAGCTGGGCGGTGTCGAGGTCACCACGACGAAGGACATCAAGGACTCCGACAGCCACCTGAACCTGAAGGCCGGCACGCACAGGCTGAACGGCAAGCAGGCACTCGGCCTGGTCCGCACCCGCCACGGCGTCGGCGACGGCTCCGACCTGGGCCGGATCCAGCTCCAGCAGGCGTTCATCAAGGCCCTCGTCGACCAGATCAAGGACGTGGGCGTCCTGACGAACCCCAAGAAGCTCTTCGACTTGGCGGACACCGCCACCAAGGCCGTCACGACCGACTCCGACCTGGGCTCGGTCCGCTCGCTGACCTCCTTCGCGACAGGCCTCAAGAGCATCAGTTCGTCCCACATGACCATGGTCACCATGCCGGTGGAGTACGACCCGGCCAACCCCAACAGGGTGATCGTGGACGACACCAAGGCCCGACTGGTCTGGAACGCCCTGAAGGCCGACAAGCCCATCCCGGCAGCAGCGACAAAGGGCACGGCAAAGGGCGACGCGGCGGGAGTGGTGAGCTGA
- a CDS encoding arsenate reductase/protein-tyrosine-phosphatase family protein encodes MTAPDAGRGIGTRTGVTGAQHWNGASRDAFRILYVSTGNVCRSPITERLTRHALASRLGDPLWGGLIVESAGTWGHEGAPMEANAEAVLAEFGADPSGFTGRELLDEHVIRADLVLTATRDHRAQVISMGHSAGLRTFTLKEFTRLVKAIDPATLPPLDDGMIERARALVRAAAALRGWLLAPTAEADEVYDPYGAPLTFFRSIGDEIQQALDPVVTALTGVAART; translated from the coding sequence TTGACTGCCCCTGACGCGGGGCGTGGCATAGGCACGCGTACGGGGGTCACGGGGGCTCAGCACTGGAACGGGGCCTCGCGGGACGCCTTCCGCATCCTCTATGTCAGCACCGGCAACGTCTGCCGCTCACCGATCACCGAGCGGCTGACCAGGCATGCCCTCGCCTCCCGGCTCGGCGACCCGCTGTGGGGCGGCCTCATCGTGGAGAGCGCCGGTACGTGGGGCCACGAGGGCGCGCCCATGGAGGCCAACGCGGAGGCGGTCCTCGCGGAGTTCGGCGCGGACCCTTCCGGCTTCACGGGGCGCGAGCTGCTCGACGAGCACGTGATCCGGGCCGACCTGGTACTGACGGCCACGCGGGACCACCGCGCGCAGGTCATCTCCATGGGCCACTCGGCGGGCCTGCGCACCTTCACGCTGAAGGAGTTCACCCGCCTGGTGAAGGCGATAGACCCGGCGACCCTGCCCCCGCTGGACGACGGCATGATCGAACGGGCGCGCGCCCTGGTCCGCGCCGCGGCAGCTCTACGCGGGTGGCTCCTGGCGCCCACCGCGGAGGCGGACGAGGTGTACGACCCGTACGGGGCGCCCCTGACGTTCTTCCGGTCGATCGGGGACGAGATACAGCAGGCGCTGGACCCGGTGGTGACGGCTTTGACAGGAGTCGCCGCGCGTACGTAG
- the rpmE gene encoding 50S ribosomal protein L31, whose translation MKREVHPEYVETQVSCTCGASFTTRSTITSGNIRAEVCSECHPFYTGKQKILDTGGRVARFEARFGKAAAGSKK comes from the coding sequence TTGAAGCGCGAAGTCCACCCCGAGTACGTCGAGACGCAGGTCAGCTGCACCTGTGGCGCGTCGTTCACCACCCGCAGCACGATCACGAGCGGCAACATCCGCGCCGAGGTCTGCTCCGAGTGCCACCCGTTCTACACGGGCAAGCAGAAGATCCTCGACACCGGTGGCCGCGTGGCCCGCTTCGAGGCCCGCTTCGGCAAGGCCGCTGCCGGCTCCAAGAAGTAG